The genomic interval GTACTTGCCCTTCGACCTCAAAAACGAGCGCTATGTTCGGGGATGCTTTCATTTGGGGTCTTGAACGGTCATGCCTTCATGGGCAATCGTTAGACTTTCCACGGCCCATTCACTGCGATCCGCAACCAAATCTCCAAATTCCACTCTTCGCGGGAAGGCGTCTTTGACTTGCCAGACGCGAACTGGTTCGTGCTGCTCATTGAGCAACTGGATCAGAATATCCCGACGTTGAACCTTGTTGAGTTCAATGGTCTTCATCCAATCGAAAAATTCATTGTCACCAGCGAAGGTTCCACGCTTCAGGGTGATGTCAGAATACTTGACCATTCCAGGCATTTTTGACGGGCTGTAAACGGCTTCAGCACCACCGCGATATTCAATGACTTCGACTTCTATAGATAGGCCGCTCACTTCCGCGAAGGAAATTTTGGAACCGCCCCATTGTACGGTAAAGTGAAAGGAGGGAAGGGGGTAACTCATAATACTGCTATTTCAATGGTTAATGTTTTATCGATGCTTTCTTTTCCGGACCAAGGCTGCCAATAGAACAGTTCTATAGAAGTGGTCCCAGTTGCTTTAACTCGAAAAGTGTAGCGCATTCTTCCGCCACCTCCTGGAGCATTGCTTTCTTCCACGTATTCTTCTTCTACCTTCTCAAGTAATTCATCACTTGACCACTCCCATTGGTATCCGGTGCCTCCGAGATAGGGCAGGTCCAAAACAAAGGCATCCCCGGTTTTCAGCTGGAGATTTCGAGGATCTTCAAAGTAGACGACTTCCATTCCTTGAAAGGTAAAAAAAGCCGCCAGGAGTACGA from Cryomorphaceae bacterium carries:
- a CDS encoding phage tail protein, whose amino-acid sequence is MSYPLPSFHFTVQWGGSKISFAEVSGLSIEVEVIEYRGGAEAVYSPSKMPGMVKYSDITLKRGTFAGDNEFFDWMKTIELNKVQRRDILIQLLNEQHEPVRVWQVKDAFPRRVEFGDLVADRSEWAVESLTIAHEGMTVQDPK
- a CDS encoding protease inhibitor I42 family protein → MEVVYFEDPRNLQLKTGDAFVLDLPYLGGTGYQWEWSSDELLEKVEEEYVEESNAPGGGGRMRYTFRVKATGTTSIELFYWQPWSGKESIDKTLTIEIAVL